The nucleotide sequence gagggcaaaagtttttgaaaattcacaattcctgagaggtaaaacagcatcatttttgatgaaaagaaaaagagttctgagtaaaattttgaagaaaaaaaaaggaaatttgtgaaaaaaactcggaaaaagtaacttttagtaaccaaaatttttaaaaagtaaccaaaagttactattagtaactttagtaacttggttacttaaaaagtaaccgagtacaagcCCTGCTTTCTCTTCTGCCCCAGAAATCACTTGAGGTGGCCAGCTCATGTTTCAAAACCCTCGAATATAATCAACATCTATGCTGcttgactcaattttttgacctCTACTAATTTATCAATCGcttaaaatcgtaatttttttatttataaaaaaaattttttgcacatgaaaaaatacctatacgtacTTACTACATTAAAATATGAGcgatattattatttatttctcaaaattgataaaaatttgtccAATAGGGTGTCCAATAAAACCTCTAAATTAAATTGCAGCGCTGATCTGGAATTTTATGCAGTATTGTTCCCAAAATTCTGCAAAACGTTGACCACAGATTAAAAACATGGGagtgtttttcagttttcatctcTTGTATCTTCTCGACTTCTCCCCTCGCCCACAAAAATAATACTCTCAGCAATTGgaagtcttttttttaaattttaagctCCTCTcctcccttcatttttgaagcaattcctccaaaaataaaaacaaaattctttcatcaattgaagagctctattccaaagtgggttaagtcattttttcctccaaaaaatgcgtttaaagtttttgatactgaaattggttctgtttccaaaggtcaatgcacctttcctttctttggacatagaacaatcacttgaagaaaaaactttgaaaaattgatgacttaACCTACTTTTGAAGTAATAAGCTCCGTAAAACGtgccttttttaaaatgacttaacccactttggaatagagctcttcaattactTAGTacctattaattcaccaaactTAGCTTTTTTTACAGGTTTCTCTAGTAcaatattccaatttttcgtctaacgaaaatcaaaatctccAAATCCAGGAGCATTGAGGACTTTGgtacgacatttttcaaatttttgaaggacTTAGGAAGTTTGAGCacagtttaaaatttcagagtaggtatttttatttagattttACTTATCTCACTCCTGCCACAacctcataaaaattcaaatttaacgtttgagagattttttcattttgacaaccTCCCCTTCATCCAGACAACctgtttaattaaatttcataatttccaatTGACCTGGAGTCTCCCTTGGcgtttcaaaattcttccaaagaagtagaaataaataaaagctGCTTAAAATTTGACTTCCATTTACCTACCTTTTGAAGTATGTACCACATTCGAAAATTACCACAATTTTGAACCACGATTTCAAATTCTGAGcgaccaaaaaaaactcaagattAGAACCACAGAAGAAAATTGCCACTTTAGCAGGAATTTACTGAAatcgtgaaatttatttttcaagtcttcacttggttcaaaatttaattaaagaaTTACACTTGAGGACCCAATCGAGATTCgcagaaatataaatttttaggttgggcagaaatttgaaaataatgaagaaaatctAAATCTCCTGGTGCAAATCATGTATGAAATCCAATTTTGGCAGCTcgattaattttattgaaaaactatatAAGTAaagcgttgaaattttcaaaatattgcgattttcaccttgtttaaattcatttttttagataaaaaaattactaaaattctATACTTCGTTTTACAAACCTAAAACATTGATTACGAAGATTCAAGAACTTACtcttataaaaatttcactttcactgaaattggtgtcaaacacacttcaaaacaaaacgtccagtgtttcaaaaattgattttcccagacttttttcaattttccagattgatttttccaatttttcagatatgtatgtattttaaaactAGGGACGGAGGGTGGCTCAAattgactttcattttgaaaattcgaattttaatcGCCACCGACAGCTAAATTGTTtggtttcaagatttttttttactaaaaaactGATTACCCCCGCCTACAGCTAAATTGTTTCatcttgggattttttaaactaaaaaactgaagtaggtacctaaattctTCAGTCATACTCGGATCTTATTGTTAGAAGAATATCTACCTAAGAAAAGggataaaacatttttaaaattttgaaaattcgtatttcagcaattttggagATTTTGGCATCGCGTTGACCTCACTCACCCAAAACCTAAAACTTATATAATTTTAGAGCCCATTTGACTGCggagatttattttttgaaaacgcaaaaattcttctgattcgatttttctcattaaaaaactTCGAAGACAATGCAGATATTTGAGAGCTAGTTGGGTGGGAGAAGGAGGGGTCTGCATATTTagggtttttttggaaaaagaatcTATCCGAGCCGAGCCCTGGTCATGATGAAATGTAAAATATGACACCCATTTACATGTTACGCGTACAATATTATTAGAACACAAATTCTCCATTTCTTAGCAATATTAGACATCACGAAATAAACGGTAATGTGCTTTCGgttgttgtaaaaatttatattcattttacACTGATGCATTTACAATTCAAGTTGAGAACACAAGCCACATAAGGATCTATATACGCTATGACTACGAATTCTCCGATGATCAATTTGCCCTTGGAGCAAATATCCCGCGATAAATTAGCTTTTCTTCAACATCCAAATCATCCCAACCGACTACATCAACATCCAAATCAATATCCCGCATTGAAACATCGTCAGCCCCAAAACACCACTGCCTAAGCTTTGAGTTGAACTCCACGTCTAAATTTACATAGGAACACCTTGACTTTAAGTCGTGAAacgattggaaaaattcaagtttctcACGTTTCAGTCCGTGGTTATCAAATACCGATTCCATGATTTTCACCAAACTATCGAAACCACGGCGGAGATCGAAGTAACATTGTGGGTCGAATGATATGCTTTCGAGAGAAAAGAAGGCTACCTTGTGTACGAATCTTCGCTTCATCGCCAAAGCGCCCGATAAATCATTTTCGAAAGCTTCCTCgataaattcacaaaattcatcCCACAGATTGATATCTGTAATGAGGTGAAACCCGTCAATAAAATGCCCCGGTACCGCCATCAAGAACAATTGTTTGTATACACGAGCAGCATTAACATCTTGTAAAAAGTACGCTTTCAATTCGTCGTCAAACATTTTAAGATTTCGatggtaaaataatttttctaaatacagTACAAATCTGAAAGAATCGATGCCCAATTTCATCAACGTCAATTGGTCTTCAGAGCATGGCAAACTACCACTTAGTACCTCGTTCAATAAATCTGGATCGTACCAAGGAGTAACGCCTTGTATCGTCTTTCGAAACAACAAGTTTCTTCTCGCATTAAACATTGCTTCCATCATCGTAATATACATGATAATTTGACCACGAAGGTAGCCGTGAATGAAGTCTGCTgtcattttcgaaataaaataaattctctgACGATCAGAAGCCATCTTCCAGATCTGAACCAAAGTGGACGTGGACGCTCCAGGACGGCATATCAGATcacaaaataattttggaaattgttctACTGGCATCTCACCTTTGAGGTGTTTCCACATCCAAAGTACAAATCGCGATGCACGATCCACCGTAGCAAAACGAGAAATGATTTCGGAGGACATTGGCGACAATTCGGACAGCAAAAGTTGTTGATGATACCACGACATTGTtgaaacgattcgttcaaaaaaattgtagtggATGCAATATCCTCGACGAATCCAAACATTAGCTACTCTTACTTGATCATCAGCACTCAATCGACGCCAGAAAAAGTCGTTACTGAATCTATAATTGAAGTCTTCATGTAACGGCTCACCATTGAGATCTGTCAAAGCGGGATTTTCAATTGGTGTTTTACGCAGTTCATTTTTCCAATAGAAACAAGAACGATGACTGTAGAAATTCACTTGTTCGATGAATTCGGATGGCAGTGTGTCCaatgaaaagtttttgatttcatcttcGACGCAGAATTCACACATGATGAGATATTTCTGTAAATAGGTCAAACTGCCGCTGCGTAGAATTTCTCGGGCGCTTTTCTCATAGTTGATTGAGTCGACTGTTCCATTCACCGACCAAACACAGCATTTTGGATCGATGCGAATGCGACGAGCTtcgtgattttttctcaaacattcGTGCCGAAATACTATCTGCTGAAGATGTTGCACCCAACGTCTAATCTCTTTACAAAACTTTATCAGagattttttcaggttttcttCAACATAACTATGAACTTTCAAGTACGGTATTGTTTGTTTTGTGTATTGCTGACATTTATAATCATCACTGTACTCAAGGAGATCGTTGCAGTCGATTGCATTCGTTTCTTCCTCTTTGATAGAATAGGTTGGTAAACTGCTGTGCCATATTGCTCGAACTGTTTCATGTGATGCTAATTCTTGTAAGCT is from Planococcus citri chromosome 1, ihPlaCitr1.1, whole genome shotgun sequence and encodes:
- the LOC135848222 gene encoding uncharacterized protein LOC135848222, producing MTNRREGNGPFGSHEDRFVCFYDAPSLQELASHETVRAIWHSSLPTYSIKEEETNAIDCNDLLEYSDDYKCQQYTKQTIPYLKVHSYVEENLKKSLIKFCKEIRRWVQHLQQIVFRHECLRKNHEARRIRIDPKCCVWSVNGTVDSINYEKSAREILRSGSLTYLQKYLIMCEFCVEDEIKNFSLDTLPSEFIEQVNFYSHRSCFYWKNELRKTPIENPALTDLNGEPLHEDFNYRFSNDFFWRRLSADDQVRVANVWIRRGYCIHYNFFERIVSTMSWYHQQLLLSELSPMSSEIISRFATVDRASRFVLWMWKHLKGEMPVEQFPKLFCDLICRPGASTSTLVQIWKMASDRQRIYFISKMTADFIHGYLRGQIIMYITMMEAMFNARRNLLFRKTIQGVTPWYDPDLLNEVLSGSLPCSEDQLTLMKLGIDSFRFVLYLEKLFYHRNLKMFDDELKAYFLQDVNAARVYKQLFLMAVPGHFIDGFHLITDINLWDEFCEFIEEAFENDLSGALAMKRRFVHKVAFFSLESISFDPQCYFDLRRGFDSLVKIMESVFDNHGLKREKLEFFQSFHDLKSRCSYVNLDVEFNSKLRQWCFGADDVSMRDIDLDVDVVGWDDLDVEEKLIYRGIFAPRAN